From a single Nicotiana tabacum cultivar K326 chromosome 8, ASM71507v2, whole genome shotgun sequence genomic region:
- the LOC107831956 gene encoding oleosin-like → MAARPPNYFNHNSQRPPLRPIHTTTHQFLRKLQQHVPNSTQLMGFLTLVISGGILLLLTGLTLTAIILGLIFFTPLILVSSPIWVPTGTLLFIAVSGFLSVCGFGASTFAAISWAYRYFKRSRIADTATHMKD, encoded by the coding sequence atggctgctcgACCACCGAACTACTTCAATCATAATTCTCAAAGACCACCACTAAGACCCATTCACACCACCACCCACCAATTCCTTCGCAAACTGCAACAACATGTTCCAAATTCAACCCAACTCATGGGTTTCTTGACTCTTGTTATCTCCGGCGGTATTCTACTCCTCCTCACTGGCCTCACTCTCACTGCCATAATTCTTGGCCTCATTTTCTTCACGCCTTTGATCCTCGTTTCTAGTCCCATTTGGGTCCCTACTGGGACTCTTCTCTTCATCGccgtttctggatttttatccgTCTGTGGATTTGGGGCGTCAACATTTGCTGCTATTTCTTGGGCCTACAGGTACTTCAAGAGAAGCAGGATTGCTGATACTGCTACCCATATGAAGGATTAG